One Thiohalobacter sp. DNA segment encodes these proteins:
- the lspA gene encoding signal peptidase II, protein MPERGLGLMIAGTVVVLDQVSKWAAEQWLAGRSLRVFDWFDLQLAYNKGAAFSFLSQAGGWQRWFFIAVASVAILVILAWLRRLGPGERPTAMALGLILGGALGNLIDRVLWGHVIDFIVWHYRHWYWPAFNVADSAISVGAVLLILAGFRPQPGHRE, encoded by the coding sequence ATGCCTGAGCGTGGTCTGGGCCTCATGATTGCGGGTACCGTGGTGGTCCTGGATCAGGTCAGCAAGTGGGCGGCAGAACAGTGGCTGGCGGGCCGCAGCCTGCGTGTCTTCGACTGGTTCGACCTGCAGTTGGCCTACAACAAGGGCGCGGCCTTTTCCTTCCTGAGCCAGGCCGGCGGCTGGCAGCGCTGGTTCTTCATCGCCGTGGCCAGCGTTGCCATCCTGGTCATCCTGGCCTGGCTGCGCCGCCTGGGTCCGGGTGAGCGGCCGACCGCGATGGCGCTCGGCCTGATCCTCGGCGGGGCCCTGGGCAACCTGATCGACCGGGTGCTGTGGGGGCACGTGATCGACTTCATCGTCTGGCACTACCGGCATTGGTACTGGCCGGCCTTCAATGTCGCCGACAGCGCCATCAGCGTCGGCGCCGTGCTGCTCATCCTTGCCGGTTTCCGGCCGCAGCCGGGGCATCGCGAATGA